The following coding sequences are from one Salvia hispanica cultivar TCC Black 2014 chromosome 3, UniMelb_Shisp_WGS_1.0, whole genome shotgun sequence window:
- the LOC125215660 gene encoding putative lipid-transfer protein DIR1, which yields MDKPSPPKQVEFVEMEASKALLILALVMVSAAAVAAARARADDDGSICGVTRSELMECKPAVATGTATPPKPTAACCGSLKHANLTCFCSFKNNAYLPLFGINATRAMQLPTTCDATQTASCA from the coding sequence ATGGATAAACCCTCACCACCAAAACAAGTCGAATTTGTTGAAATGGAAGCCTCAAAAGCACTCCTAATCCTAGCCCTAGTCATGGTAAGCGCAGCAGCCGTAGCCGCGGCGAGGGCGAGGGCGGACGACGACGGCAGCATCTGCGGTGTCACCAGGAGCGAGCTGATGGAGTGCAAGCCGGCGGTGGCGACGGGCACGGCCACGCCGCCGAAGCCGACGGCCGCGTGCTGCGGGTCGCTGAAGCACGCGAACCTCACGTGCTTCTGCAGCTTCAAGAACAACGCGTATCTGCCGCTCTTCGGAATCAACGCGACGAGAGCGATGCAGCTGCCTACCACGTGCGATGCCACGCAAACTGCTTCCTGCGCCTGA